The following is a genomic window from Candidatus Polarisedimenticolaceae bacterium.
GGCGTGGCTGTCGCGCGAGGGCGGGGACGCCGCCGCCGTGGTGCGGCCCGCCGGGGAGCCGGAGGTCGCCGGGCGGGACCCCGAGGCCCGCCGCCTCGTGGGCCGCCTCGCCGAGCAGGCCGCGTCGAGCGGAGGCACCGTCTTCACCGTGGAACCGGTCGGCGACGCGTTCCTCGTCCACGCGGCCGTGCCGTGGCGCGGATACGACGCCGACGGACGCCCGAAGGTCTTCGGCGCCGCCGCGGTCGGGACGCTCGCGCGTCGCGAGATCGCGGCGCGCATGGAGCGGATCGCCGCCGCGGAGGTCGCGTACCGCCAGTTCCGCGACGACCGGCGCTCGCTGCTGCGTCTGTATTACTCCCTCGTGGCGGTCATCGGGCTGGCGACGATGTTCGTCGCGTCGTGGGTCGGACTGTCGATCGCCCGGCGGATCACGATCCCCGTGCAGCAGGTCGCCGCCGCCGCGCGCGAGATCGCCGGCGGAAACCTCGGCGTGCGCGTCGAGACCAAGGCCCAGGACGAGGTCGCGACGCTCGTCGAGGCCTTCAACGAGATGGCGGCGGACATCCAGGAGAGCAACCGGCAGCTCGAAGAGCGCCGCCGGTACGTCGAGACGCTCATCGCGGCGCTCTCGAGCGGGGTCGTCTCGGTCGACCACGAGGGACGGATCACGACGTCGAACCCCGCGTTCGCCGCGATCGCCGGGGCACCCGCTCCGCCCGGCGAGCCGTTGCGGGCGTGTCTGGCGGCTCCGGGGCTGGCGCCGCTGCTCGCCGTCATCGACGACGTGCTCGCCTCGGGAAGCCGCGCCGACCGGCGGGAGCTCGTGATCCACGTCCGCGGGATCCCGGTCGCCGTCTCGGCGCACGTGGCGCGCCTTCACGGGGCGCGGGGGGAGGACCTCGGGACGTTGCTGGTCGTCGAGGACCTGACCGAGCTGCTGCGCGCGCAGAAGGCGCTCGCCTGGCAGGAAGTCGCGCGCCGGGTCGCGCACGAGATCAAGAACCCGCTCACCCCGATCCAGCTGTCCGCGCAGCGGCTGCGGAAGAAATTCGCCGAGGGGGCGGAAGACCTTCCCGAGGTCGTCGCGGCGGCGACCGGGAGCATCGAGCACGAGGTCGCGGCGCTCAAGCGCCTCGTGGACGAGTTCTCCCGCTACGCGCGCCTGCCGGAGCCCGTACCCGAGCCCGTCGACGCGGGCGCGATCGTCGACTCCGTCGCGGCGCTGTATTCCGGTCATCGCGGAGTCGCGATCGAGCGCGAGGTCGATCCGGCGCTGGGCATCGTGCGCGTCGACCCGGAGCAGATCCGGGGAGTGCTCGTGAACCTCTTCGACAACGCCGTGGCGGCGCTGTCGGGGAAGGGAAGGATCCGCGTCGCGGCGAAACCGTGGAACGGTCCGGGTTCGCTGCGGCTCGAGGTCGAGGACGACGGCCCGGGGGTCCCGGCGGCGGTGCGCGGGCGCCTGTTCGAGCCCTACTTCTCCATGAAGCGACGCGGCACGGGCCTGGGCCTGGCGATCGTGCACCGGGTGGTCACCGAGCACGGCGGCACGATTCGCGTCGAGGACGGAACGTGGGGCGGCCTGCGGTTCGTGATCGAGATTCCGGCACCGCCGGGTCCGGCCCCGGCCGGAGCCGCGAGGGAGGCGTGACGATGGCGCGGGAGCGGATCCTTCTGGTGGACGACGAGCCCGGCGTCCGCAGCTCGTTGGGGGCGATCCTCGAGGACGAGGGTTACGACGTCGTCCTGGCCGGCACGGGAGAGGACGGGCTCGCGGAGGCCGCCTCGTCCCCCTTCGACGCGATCCTCCTCGACGTGTGGCTTCCCGGCATGGACGGTCTCGACACGCTCGCCAAGCTCCGCGAGGCGCGCGACGAGGCCGCGGTCGTCATGATCTCCGGTCACGGCACGATCGACACCGCGGTCCGCGCGACGAAGCTCGGCGCGTTCGACTTCGTGGAGAAGCCGCTCTCCCTGGAGAAGACGCTGCTCGTGCTGCGCAACGCGCTGCGTCAGCGGCGCCTCGAGCGACGCAACCGCGCGCTGCTGCAGCAGCTCGGGCGCGACACCGAGATCCTCGGCGCGAGCCGCGCGGCCGGAGCGCTTCGCTCGCTCGCCGAGGCGGCCGCGACCTCCGACAGCCCCGTGCTCTTGCGCGGCGAGCCCGGCACGGGACGGGAGACCATCGCCCGCCGCATCCACGCGACCGGAAGGCGCGGCGACGGGCCCTTCGTGGCCGTGCCGTGCGGGGCCCTCGACGCGCTCGGCGGGGAGGAGGCGCTGTTCGGCCCCGCGGCGTCGGGGGGCCGGCTCGCGCTCGCCTCGGGAGGGAGCGTCTTCCTCGAGGAGGTGCACCGCCTTCCGGAGGCGATCCAGCTGCGGCTGGCTTCGACGGTGACCGCGCTGGCCGAATCGGAGGCGGGGCTGCGCGCCCTCGCGAGCACCGGACCGGAGGCGGCGGGGATCGTTCCGGAGCTGGCCCGGCGCCTCGACGTCGTGCGCGTGGACGTTCCGCCGCTGCGCGAGCGCAGGGAGGACATCGAGGTCTTCGCCACACGTTTCATGCGCGACCTGGCCCGCGAGTACGGGCGCGACGAGCGCCGCCTGGCGCCCGACGCGCTCGCGACCCTGCGCGCGCACGCCTGGCCGGGAAACGTCCGCGAGCTGCGCAACGTCGTCGAGCGCCTCCTGCTGGCCGCGCCGGGCGCGACGGTGCACGCGGCCGATCTTCCCGCCGAGCTGGGCGGAGCGAGGACCGCGGCGGACGATCTCTATCGGGAGTTCCGGACGCTGGCGGAAGGGATCGAGTCGTTCGAGCGGTACTACGTCCGCCGCGCGTGGAGCGCGACGCGGGGCGACCTCGAGGC
Proteins encoded in this region:
- a CDS encoding ATP-binding protein, whose product is MSARARRILRWSAIAALAFGGLWTAYRSAERLAEEGPQVAANRLVLTALTLVIVVLAIGFVGVLIRNVALLILERRRGVLGSRLRTKLVFFFLALVLLPALLLSYGAAAFLKTTVDTLLANPVEEVVRESRELVDEAGREEESRALRLAARLAQEAATIPPGETSRRLEAWLSREGGDAAAVVRPAGEPEVAGRDPEARRLVGRLAEQAASSGGTVFTVEPVGDAFLVHAAVPWRGYDADGRPKVFGAAAVGTLARREIAARMERIAAAEVAYRQFRDDRRSLLRLYYSLVAVIGLATMFVASWVGLSIARRITIPVQQVAAAAREIAGGNLGVRVETKAQDEVATLVEAFNEMAADIQESNRQLEERRRYVETLIAALSSGVVSVDHEGRITTSNPAFAAIAGAPAPPGEPLRACLAAPGLAPLLAVIDDVLASGSRADRRELVIHVRGIPVAVSAHVARLHGARGEDLGTLLVVEDLTELLRAQKALAWQEVARRVAHEIKNPLTPIQLSAQRLRKKFAEGAEDLPEVVAAATGSIEHEVAALKRLVDEFSRYARLPEPVPEPVDAGAIVDSVAALYSGHRGVAIEREVDPALGIVRVDPEQIRGVLVNLFDNAVAALSGKGRIRVAAKPWNGPGSLRLEVEDDGPGVPAAVRGRLFEPYFSMKRRGTGLGLAIVHRVVTEHGGTIRVEDGTWGGLRFVIEIPAPPGPAPAGAAREA
- a CDS encoding sigma-54 dependent transcriptional regulator, giving the protein MARERILLVDDEPGVRSSLGAILEDEGYDVVLAGTGEDGLAEAASSPFDAILLDVWLPGMDGLDTLAKLREARDEAAVVMISGHGTIDTAVRATKLGAFDFVEKPLSLEKTLLVLRNALRQRRLERRNRALLQQLGRDTEILGASRAAGALRSLAEAAATSDSPVLLRGEPGTGRETIARRIHATGRRGDGPFVAVPCGALDALGGEEALFGPAASGGRLALASGGSVFLEEVHRLPEAIQLRLASTVTALAESEAGLRALASTGPEAAGIVPELARRLDVVRVDVPPLRERREDIEVFATRFMRDLAREYGRDERRLAPDALATLRAHAWPGNVRELRNVVERLLLAAPGATVHAADLPAELGGARTAADDLYREFRTLAEGIESFERYYVRRAWSATRGDLEAVARALGVPVEVAAAKARAFGLA